One window of Cohnella hashimotonis genomic DNA carries:
- a CDS encoding GNAT family N-acetyltransferase codes for MEHLLVATWEDRYVDAVVALWNGAAVRDGYKELTRDTFAEIFTANRYFDPACAFVLLDDGQVRGFSCGCTGDDLPLGETAGYVTCIVLADGFGSDANRTALLEAIEARFRALDKRQSELLFFNPMRLPWYIPGTPGHEHNNAPGVPADSGLYRFLISAGYIDRARQCAMYRPLADFAIPADIRAKEDKAAEEGYAVELFDSRRHAGLADMLAGLANPAWEREIAACAADGVPVVIAADREGRAAGFAGPVVRQDNGRGYFAGIGVHPDHEGRGLGSILFFKLCEALRDVGADYMSLFTGSSNPAIRIYEKAGFDTVRQFAIMRKELTQ; via the coding sequence ATGGAGCATCTGCTGGTGGCAACATGGGAGGACCGGTATGTCGACGCGGTCGTGGCGCTTTGGAACGGGGCTGCCGTCCGCGACGGGTATAAGGAGCTGACGCGAGACACCTTCGCGGAGATTTTCACGGCGAACCGGTACTTCGATCCGGCCTGCGCGTTCGTGCTGCTGGACGATGGTCAGGTTCGCGGCTTCTCCTGCGGCTGCACGGGAGACGACTTGCCGCTCGGCGAGACGGCCGGTTATGTCACCTGCATCGTGCTGGCCGATGGCTTTGGCTCGGACGCGAACCGGACGGCGCTGCTCGAGGCGATAGAAGCGCGCTTCCGAGCGCTGGACAAGCGCCAATCCGAGCTGCTTTTTTTCAACCCCATGCGCCTGCCTTGGTACATACCTGGCACGCCGGGACACGAGCACAACAACGCGCCGGGCGTACCGGCCGACTCCGGGCTGTATCGCTTCCTCATAAGCGCGGGCTACATCGACCGGGCGCGTCAGTGCGCCATGTACAGGCCGCTCGCGGACTTCGCGATCCCTGCCGACATCCGGGCCAAGGAGGACAAGGCCGCGGAGGAAGGCTACGCGGTCGAGCTGTTCGATTCGCGCAGGCACGCCGGGCTGGCCGACATGCTGGCCGGTCTCGCCAATCCCGCCTGGGAGCGCGAGATCGCGGCCTGCGCCGCGGACGGCGTGCCCGTCGTCATCGCCGCGGACCGCGAAGGCAGGGCGGCCGGCTTCGCGGGGCCGGTCGTGCGGCAGGACAACGGCCGGGGCTACTTCGCCGGCATCGGCGTCCATCCGGACCATGAGGGCCGCGGGCTCGGAAGCATTTTGTTCTTCAAGCTGTGCGAGGCGCTGCGCGACGTCGGCGCCGATTATATGTCGCTTTTCACGGGGAGCAGCAATCCGGCCATTCGAATCTACG
- a CDS encoding anhydro-N-acetylmuramic acid kinase, translating into MPGSGEAADERDGTAAETPAVAAARREAGGASGSGGQKEHPLRFAPGPRPDMSRDEDEPSRRGASDPGAGRFTEKPRRYAVGLMSGTSVDGIDAAAVEILGMPGDERIEVRLLAFENKPYPADVRREIFELFDPARATVDRVGAMNVRLGRLYADAALSVIGAAGLSPADVLVVGSHGQTIYHAPEAGYTVQIGEGAVIAARTGIPCVSDFRPADLAVGGQGAPLVPFTEYLLYRERDRTLLLQNIGGIGNVTVIPAGCGPEDVFAFDTGPGNMLIDGVASLVTGGALAMDAGGALAARGSASETLLGELRQDAYYALPVPKSTGRERFGADYVERIVRHGRELGLSDADLAATVTKLTAWSIGDAYDRFIAGRHAADLMIVGGGGSYNPVLMRDLAAEMAARGVAVATQEEVGGSSDAKEAIAFALLADYAMARQPANLPAATGAARPAVLGKISY; encoded by the coding sequence ATGCCGGGGAGCGGTGAAGCTGCGGACGAGCGGGACGGGACTGCTGCGGAGACCCCGGCTGTAGCGGCTGCACGCCGCGAGGCCGGCGGGGCGTCTGGAAGCGGCGGGCAGAAGGAGCACCCGCTACGGTTCGCCCCCGGCCCGAGACCGGACATGTCACGGGACGAGGACGAGCCGTCGCGGCGAGGCGCCTCAGATCCGGGGGCGGGCAGATTCACGGAGAAGCCGCGGCGTTACGCGGTCGGCCTGATGTCCGGCACTTCCGTCGACGGGATCGACGCCGCGGCGGTCGAGATCTTGGGCATGCCGGGCGACGAACGCATCGAGGTGCGGCTGCTCGCCTTCGAGAACAAGCCGTACCCGGCGGACGTGCGGCGCGAGATCTTCGAGCTGTTCGATCCGGCGCGGGCGACGGTGGACCGGGTGGGCGCGATGAACGTCCGGCTCGGGCGGCTGTACGCGGACGCGGCGCTGTCGGTCATCGGCGCGGCGGGCTTGTCGCCCGCGGACGTGTTGGTTGTCGGCTCGCACGGGCAGACGATCTATCATGCGCCCGAAGCCGGCTATACCGTGCAGATCGGCGAAGGCGCCGTCATCGCTGCGCGCACGGGCATTCCGTGCGTGTCGGACTTCCGCCCCGCGGATCTCGCGGTCGGCGGACAGGGCGCGCCGCTCGTCCCGTTCACGGAATATTTGCTCTACCGGGAGCGGGACCGGACGCTGCTGCTGCAGAACATCGGCGGCATCGGCAATGTCACCGTCATCCCTGCGGGCTGCGGCCCGGAGGACGTATTCGCCTTCGACACGGGGCCGGGCAACATGCTCATCGACGGCGTCGCGAGCCTCGTGACGGGAGGCGCGCTCGCGATGGACGCGGGCGGCGCGCTGGCGGCGCGGGGCAGCGCGAGCGAGACGCTGCTGGGCGAGCTTCGGCAGGACGCGTACTATGCGCTGCCCGTGCCGAAGTCGACGGGGCGCGAGCGGTTCGGCGCGGACTACGTGGAGCGGATCGTGCGCCACGGCCGCGAGCTCGGTCTGTCGGACGCGGATCTCGCGGCCACGGTCACGAAGCTGACCGCCTGGTCGATCGGCGACGCGTACGACCGGTTTATCGCGGGCAGGCATGCCGCGGATCTCATGATCGTCGGCGGTGGCGGCAGCTACAACCCCGTGCTGATGCGGGATCTCGCCGCCGAGATGGCGGCGCGCGGCGTGGCCGTGGCGACGCAGGAGGAGGTCGGCGGCAGTAGCGACGCGAAGGAGGCGATCGCGTTCGCGCTGCTCGCGGACTACGCGATGGCGCGGCAGCCGGCCAACCTGCCGGCGGCGACGGGCGCGGCGCGACCGGCGGTGCTGGGGAAGATCTCGTACTGA
- a CDS encoding carbohydrate ABC transporter permease: MSLYNNHTGSRAGKTARNTVIVVLLLLFALATLFPIYFMVISSFGDPVEAGAVSYSLWPGKFTLESYSFFFNYSEYSYRWILNSTIVAGAVTVTNVFFATMAGYAFSKLRFKGRGVLFSILLAAMMIPYQVTQVPLYILIVNTFHIENTFSALILPGLVTVYNIFLAKQFMSSIPTEIMESAKVEGCSQFQIFFRIILPLSKTVMAVIAILTFMDSWNTFFWPFLVTNTMDMQTIQVGLKNFRFANTTYFSPMMAGATISAVPMFILFFSLQKYFLEGVTVGAVKG; encoded by the coding sequence ATGTCACTATACAATAACCATACCGGCAGCCGGGCGGGCAAGACCGCGCGCAATACCGTGATTGTCGTCCTTCTCCTGCTCTTCGCGCTGGCGACGCTGTTCCCCATCTACTTCATGGTCATCTCCTCGTTCGGAGATCCGGTCGAGGCGGGGGCCGTCAGCTATTCCCTCTGGCCGGGGAAGTTCACGCTGGAGTCGTATTCCTTTTTCTTCAACTATAGCGAGTACTCGTACCGCTGGATTCTCAACTCGACGATCGTCGCCGGCGCCGTGACGGTCACCAACGTTTTCTTCGCGACAATGGCGGGCTACGCGTTCTCCAAGCTGCGCTTCAAGGGCAGGGGCGTACTCTTCTCCATCCTGCTCGCGGCGATGATGATCCCGTATCAGGTGACGCAGGTGCCGCTGTACATTCTGATCGTCAACACGTTCCATATCGAAAATACGTTCAGCGCGCTTATTCTCCCGGGCTTAGTGACGGTGTACAACATTTTCCTCGCCAAGCAGTTCATGAGCAGCATCCCGACCGAGATCATGGAGTCCGCCAAGGTGGAGGGCTGCAGTCAATTCCAGATTTTCTTCCGGATTATCCTGCCATTGTCCAAGACGGTCATGGCCGTCATCGCGATTTTGACGTTCATGGACAGCTGGAACACGTTTTTCTGGCCGTTCCTCGTCACCAACACGATGGATATGCAGACGATCCAGGTCGGCCTCAAGAATTTCCGCTTCGCGAACACGACCTACTTCTCCCCGATGATGGCGGGCGCGACGATCTCGGCGGTGCCGATGTTCATCCTGTTCTTCAGCCTGCAGAAGTACTTCCTCGAAGGCGTCACCGTCGGCGCGGTCAAGGGCTGA
- a CDS encoding carbohydrate ABC transporter permease yields MAQSAQTVKKRKIKGDGVWGYAFIAVALIVYALFTAYPVFSAFLISFQEYKPLGSTYIGFDNYTATFKDDLFWKSIKNTLVYTVLTVPVALLLSFLVAIMILPLRKKLQTVFKAVYYLPVVASGVALSLVWLWIFDPMPGGIFNQFIGWFGAHNQNWLGSSATAMFSLVIMAWLSSHGASIIIYLAALLGIDDSYYEAADLDGASFLQKLWHIVLPSLKPTTLFLLVTAVIGSFQVFQNAYLMTGGGPDHATTMVGLLIFDNAFKYFEFGKAAAQSLILALIIALVSLFQFKFLGKDVDY; encoded by the coding sequence ATGGCCCAGTCGGCACAAACGGTCAAAAAGCGCAAGATCAAAGGCGACGGCGTATGGGGCTACGCGTTTATCGCGGTCGCGCTCATCGTGTACGCCCTGTTTACGGCATACCCGGTCTTCAGCGCGTTTCTTATCAGCTTCCAGGAATATAAGCCGCTGGGTTCGACCTACATCGGCTTCGACAATTATACGGCGACCTTCAAGGACGACCTGTTCTGGAAGTCGATCAAAAACACGCTTGTCTACACGGTGCTGACCGTCCCGGTCGCGCTGCTGCTGTCCTTCCTGGTGGCGATCATGATCCTGCCGCTGCGCAAGAAGCTGCAGACTGTGTTCAAGGCGGTGTACTATCTGCCCGTTGTCGCCTCAGGCGTCGCGCTCTCGCTCGTCTGGCTGTGGATCTTCGATCCGATGCCGGGCGGCATTTTCAACCAATTCATCGGCTGGTTCGGCGCGCACAACCAGAACTGGCTCGGCTCGAGCGCCACGGCGATGTTCTCGCTCGTCATCATGGCCTGGCTGTCCAGCCATGGCGCGAGCATCATCATCTACCTGGCCGCCCTGCTCGGCATCGACGACAGCTACTACGAAGCGGCGGACCTGGACGGCGCGTCCTTCCTGCAGAAGCTGTGGCACATCGTCCTGCCCAGCCTCAAGCCGACGACGCTGTTCCTGCTCGTGACGGCCGTGATCGGATCGTTCCAGGTGTTCCAGAACGCGTATCTCATGACCGGCGGCGGACCGGACCACGCGACCACGATGGTCGGCCTGCTCATTTTCGACAATGCCTTCAAGTACTTTGAATTCGGCAAAGCCGCGGCCCAATCTCTGATATTGGCGCTTATCATAGCCCTTGTCTCGCTGTTCCAGTTCAAGTTCCTGGGCAAAGACGTGGATTACTAG
- a CDS encoding ABC transporter substrate-binding protein, which translates to MMNKGKALSLMLAATLSVSALTACGGNNNNNGAASPSSAASGSAGASGSAASGAKDTITALLPPVSPTYQDNFDQMEKDFNAKYPNLTLKIEPASWEDMTQKLDTQVNAGSPPDIAFIGSDGIAKYVQQGMALDLTDVATPEMTGDYDAAPLEYMKNGSGLYGFPAYMEVHALGGNKEFLEAAGIDWKNVQKNGWTYDEFREAIKKGVVKNGDATSRYGFVFATAGVASKDYLGIMAKSAGMPAAFTKELKYAYTSKNYLELLTDLRQLIDDGSMPKELSSVDAGKRWNMFLTGQTMITGKGLATFENSAKKNNAKIDAKDGSAVKDSIKVDYIVLPVPTFAGAEPVSYTVVDGYVAFRGKKEPTAEHKANIAKAAYFLSSGQVAATTNNDLFAAHITKSGREAAASMPIERSADNVAAVETMLSHAAPARPDIPADLGAKAIKIENEVIIPKMQALLANEIKPQEMYDAVKKAAIDAFGEDGIVQD; encoded by the coding sequence ATGATGAACAAAGGCAAAGCACTCTCGCTCATGCTCGCAGCGACGCTGTCCGTATCCGCGCTGACCGCGTGCGGCGGCAACAACAACAATAACGGCGCGGCCAGCCCGTCCTCCGCCGCATCCGGTTCGGCCGGCGCATCCGGCTCGGCGGCTTCCGGCGCCAAGGACACGATCACGGCGCTGCTGCCGCCCGTATCGCCGACGTACCAGGACAATTTCGACCAGATGGAAAAGGACTTCAACGCCAAGTACCCGAACCTGACGCTGAAAATCGAGCCCGCCAGCTGGGAAGACATGACCCAGAAGCTCGACACGCAAGTCAACGCCGGCAGTCCGCCGGACATCGCGTTCATCGGCTCCGACGGCATCGCCAAGTACGTGCAGCAGGGCATGGCGCTCGACCTGACGGACGTCGCGACGCCCGAGATGACGGGCGACTACGACGCCGCGCCGCTTGAGTACATGAAAAACGGCTCCGGCCTGTACGGCTTCCCTGCCTATATGGAAGTCCACGCCCTGGGCGGCAACAAAGAATTCCTCGAAGCCGCGGGCATCGACTGGAAAAACGTTCAGAAAAACGGCTGGACCTACGACGAGTTCCGCGAGGCGATCAAGAAGGGCGTCGTGAAGAACGGCGACGCGACTTCCCGCTACGGCTTCGTCTTCGCGACGGCCGGCGTCGCCTCCAAGGATTATCTGGGCATCATGGCGAAGAGCGCGGGCATGCCTGCGGCATTTACCAAGGAACTGAAGTATGCGTATACGAGCAAAAATTATCTCGAGCTGCTGACGGACCTTCGCCAGCTGATCGACGACGGCTCGATGCCGAAGGAACTGAGTTCCGTCGACGCTGGCAAGCGCTGGAACATGTTCCTGACCGGCCAGACGATGATTACCGGCAAGGGGCTGGCGACGTTCGAGAACTCCGCGAAGAAGAACAACGCGAAGATCGACGCCAAAGACGGCAGCGCGGTCAAGGACAGCATCAAGGTCGACTACATCGTCCTGCCGGTGCCGACCTTCGCCGGCGCGGAGCCGGTCTCCTACACGGTCGTCGACGGCTACGTCGCCTTCCGCGGCAAGAAGGAGCCGACGGCCGAGCATAAAGCGAACATCGCCAAGGCAGCTTACTTCCTATCGAGCGGCCAAGTGGCGGCCACGACGAACAACGACCTGTTCGCCGCGCACATCACCAAGAGCGGACGCGAAGCCGCGGCCTCGATGCCGATCGAGCGCAGCGCCGACAACGTCGCCGCGGTCGAGACAATGCTCTCCCACGCCGCGCCTGCCCGTCCGGACATCCCGGCCGATCTCGGCGCCAAGGCGATCAAGATCGAGAACGAGGTCATCATTCCGAAGATGCAAGCCTTGCTCGCGAACGAGATCAAGCCGCAGGAGATGTACGACGCGGTGAAAAAGGCCGCGATCGACGCCTTCGGCGAGGACGGCATCGTCCAAGATTAG
- the murQ gene encoding N-acetylmuramic acid 6-phosphate etherase — MNEYLAGLTTEKINPATRTIDECTTEQMLHLLNREDAAVPAAVAEEIPNIMEAVDVLHARLKSGGRMFYIGAGSSGRIGVLDASECPPTFGVDPELVQGHIAGGDTALRTAVEGFEDNAEEGAALVERIGVTDKDAVVGISASGSAAFVIAAIRRAGEIGAATIGVVNNKDSKLGEVCDICIAPVVGPEVIMGSTRLKAGSAQKLVLNMLTTATMVKLGKTYNNLMVDLKASNKKLQDRSIRIIKAATGVDAETASDYLARASQSCKLAILMIETGLAASEAAASLARFEGNLKATIRAHKQVV; from the coding sequence ATGAACGAATATCTCGCGGGTCTAACCACAGAGAAGATCAATCCGGCAACCCGGACGATCGACGAGTGCACAACGGAGCAGATGCTGCATCTTCTCAACCGGGAGGATGCCGCCGTTCCGGCCGCGGTGGCGGAAGAAATTCCGAACATCATGGAGGCGGTAGACGTTTTGCATGCCAGGCTCAAGAGCGGGGGCAGAATGTTCTACATTGGCGCCGGGTCATCCGGCAGAATCGGCGTACTGGACGCATCCGAGTGTCCGCCCACCTTCGGGGTCGACCCTGAGCTCGTGCAGGGGCATATAGCAGGCGGGGATACGGCGCTTCGGACAGCGGTGGAAGGATTCGAGGACAATGCGGAGGAGGGAGCGGCGCTCGTCGAGCGCATCGGCGTCACCGACAAGGACGCGGTCGTCGGCATCTCCGCCAGCGGCAGCGCGGCCTTCGTCATCGCCGCGATCCGTCGGGCCGGGGAGATCGGCGCGGCCACGATCGGGGTCGTCAACAACAAGGACTCGAAGCTCGGCGAAGTATGCGACATCTGCATCGCGCCGGTCGTCGGACCGGAGGTCATCATGGGTTCCACGCGGCTGAAGGCCGGGTCGGCGCAGAAGCTGGTGCTCAACATGCTGACGACGGCGACGATGGTCAAGCTTGGGAAAACCTACAACAATCTGATGGTCGACCTCAAGGCGAGCAACAAGAAGCTGCAGGATCGCTCGATCCGCATCATCAAGGCCGCGACCGGCGTCGACGCCGAGACGGCGTCCGATTACCTGGCGCGGGCATCGCAGAGCTGCAAGCTCGCGATTCTGATGATCGAGACGGGGCTCGCCGCTTCGGAGGCGGCCGCATCGCTGGCCCGCTTCGAAGGCAATCTCAAGGCGACGATCCGCGCGCACAAGCAAGTCGTTTAA
- a CDS encoding MurR/RpiR family transcriptional regulator — protein sequence MAIQNNILLKIRDMKDSMTPVERMVAEYILANTEEIPHLSIKSLAQFSRTSDASVLRFCKTLGYSGYRSFIVSISASVGSMDEEQKDEYTDIQPGDDLNVVVSNISYNNMKSIEDTLSIIDRGAVAKAVQALRDTNRIVFFGIGASGLVCMDGEQKFSRINKMCHAYTDGHSQLTAATLLGKGDVAFFVSNSGDTIEILEALEITQRAGATSIALTKFNKSELADKADIVLSISTPEVTIRSGAMGSRIAMLTVIDILFAGVASAEYPNIKKYLLKTHNILAGKHRR from the coding sequence ATGGCGATCCAGAACAATATATTGCTCAAGATCCGCGACATGAAGGACAGCATGACGCCGGTCGAACGGATGGTGGCCGAGTACATTCTCGCCAATACGGAAGAGATCCCGCATCTCTCCATCAAGAGCCTCGCGCAGTTCAGCCGGACGAGCGACGCGTCGGTGCTGCGCTTCTGCAAGACGCTCGGCTACAGCGGCTACCGCAGCTTTATCGTGAGCATCTCGGCGTCGGTCGGCTCGATGGACGAAGAGCAGAAGGACGAGTATACCGACATCCAGCCCGGGGACGATCTGAACGTCGTCGTCTCGAACATTTCCTACAACAACATGAAGTCGATCGAGGACACGCTCAGCATCATCGACCGGGGGGCCGTGGCGAAGGCGGTCCAGGCGCTGCGCGACACGAACCGGATCGTTTTCTTCGGCATCGGCGCCTCGGGACTTGTGTGCATGGACGGCGAACAGAAGTTTTCCCGCATCAACAAGATGTGCCATGCCTACACGGACGGCCACAGCCAGCTCACCGCAGCCACGCTGCTCGGCAAGGGCGACGTCGCCTTTTTCGTCTCCAACTCCGGCGATACGATCGAGATTCTCGAGGCGCTGGAGATCACGCAGCGCGCGGGCGCGACTTCGATCGCCCTCACCAAGTTCAACAAGAGCGAGCTGGCAGACAAGGCGGACATCGTGCTCAGTATCTCGACGCCGGAAGTAACGATTCGCAGCGGCGCAATGGGCTCTCGCATCGCCATGCTGACCGTCATCGACATCCTGTTTGCAGGCGTAGCGAGCGCGGAATATCCGAATATTAAAAAGTATTTGTTGAAAACTCACAATATTTTAGCGGGCAAGCACCGCAGATAA
- a CDS encoding 6-phospho-beta-glucosidase, which yields MSKLKIAIVGSGSTYTPELIEGIIKRKGVLPVSELVLMDIDERKLNVVGSLCRRMIEAENLSCRVTLTQDLDEALRDADFVLAQIRVGKLSARVLDEKIPLKYGLIGQETCGIGGFFKAMRTIPVMLQIAERMQELCPNAWLINFSNPAGIITEALLKHTGVKMLGLCNVPYNMYKSIRETLALPDAKMTYVGLNHLSWITAIEHDGKDYLKTALELGLNSEAMKNIPSSGFSRELVNMVGAIPSSYLEYYYFKDKKLKLLMESEQTRGEKCIGIEADLLRIYEDAELHVKPELLSSRGGANYSEVAISLVDAIWNDKREVHVVNLLNRGALEFMEDDDAVEVSAVIGKDGAVPVAVPGFANRHIIDYMRMVKAYERETVAAAVSGSEDAAMRALLMNPLVGDYNTALSCFGELKEAHKAYLPQFG from the coding sequence ATGAGCAAGCTGAAAATCGCGATTGTCGGGTCCGGCAGCACGTATACGCCGGAGCTGATCGAAGGCATCATCAAGCGCAAGGGGGTTCTGCCCGTCAGCGAGCTCGTGCTGATGGACATCGACGAACGCAAGCTGAACGTCGTCGGCAGTCTGTGCCGGCGCATGATCGAAGCGGAAAATCTGTCCTGCCGCGTCACGCTGACCCAGGACCTGGACGAGGCGCTGCGGGATGCCGACTTCGTGCTCGCGCAAATTCGCGTCGGCAAGCTGTCCGCCCGCGTGCTCGACGAGAAAATCCCGCTCAAGTACGGCCTGATCGGCCAGGAGACCTGCGGCATCGGCGGCTTTTTCAAGGCGATGCGCACGATCCCGGTCATGCTGCAGATCGCGGAGCGCATGCAGGAGCTGTGCCCGAACGCTTGGCTGATCAACTTCTCCAACCCGGCGGGCATCATCACCGAAGCGCTGCTGAAGCATACCGGCGTGAAGATGCTCGGCCTGTGCAACGTTCCGTATAATATGTACAAGAGCATCCGCGAGACGCTCGCGCTGCCGGACGCCAAGATGACGTATGTCGGCCTTAACCATCTGAGCTGGATTACCGCGATCGAGCACGACGGCAAGGACTATCTGAAAACGGCGCTGGAGCTTGGGCTCAACAGCGAGGCCATGAAGAACATTCCGTCGAGCGGCTTCAGCCGCGAGCTGGTGAACATGGTCGGCGCCATCCCCTCCTCCTACCTGGAATACTACTACTTCAAGGACAAGAAGCTGAAGCTGTTGATGGAAAGCGAGCAGACGCGCGGCGAGAAGTGTATCGGGATCGAAGCCGACCTGCTGCGGATTTATGAAGATGCCGAGCTGCACGTGAAGCCGGAGCTGCTCTCCTCGCGCGGCGGCGCCAACTATTCGGAGGTGGCGATCAGTCTCGTGGACGCGATCTGGAACGACAAGCGCGAGGTGCACGTCGTTAATCTGCTGAACCGCGGCGCGCTGGAATTCATGGAGGACGACGATGCGGTCGAGGTGTCCGCGGTCATCGGCAAGGACGGCGCGGTGCCGGTCGCGGTGCCGGGCTTCGCGAATCGCCACATCATCGATTATATGCGGATGGTGAAGGCGTACGAGCGAGAGACGGTGGCGGCTGCGGTGAGCGGAAGCGAAGACGCCGCGATGCGGGCGCTGCTGATGAACCCGCTGGTTGGCGACTACAACACGGCGCTGTCCTGCTTCGGCGAGCTGAAGGAAGCGCACAAGGCGTATTTGCCGCAATTCGGGTGA
- a CDS encoding N-acetylglucosamine kinase, translating into MNGAEAGSGYVIGVDGGNSKTDYFLFDREGGFVNHINAGTCSHERFTDGYAGAHREMDARIRELLEPCGIALSQVEAAAFGLAGCDLPTQQEELCRIAGRIGLRQYAVDNDSFLGIKAGTERGYGICSVNGSGAVTGGISPSGKRLQVGGIGSELAGDEGGGYYLGRKVVRAVYDGFYRLGPPTAMAEPVMALLGAPSRERFMAFAAEAAYKRTLPNTELMRVLFAAADAGDEAAVSLVAHSARQMALSTAGCIAHLDFSVDNEVEIVLSGSVWIKAESPLMMQRYMRDVGELTSRRCRFLPLAVPPATGAVLWALELAHGAPVDADMRSRVLNGVQARL; encoded by the coding sequence ATGAACGGAGCGGAAGCCGGGAGCGGCTACGTCATCGGCGTTGACGGCGGCAACAGCAAGACCGATTATTTCTTGTTCGACCGCGAGGGCGGCTTCGTTAACCATATTAATGCGGGCACCTGCAGCCACGAACGGTTCACGGACGGCTACGCCGGCGCCCATCGCGAAATGGATGCGCGCATCCGGGAGCTGCTTGAGCCGTGCGGCATCGCGCTGTCGCAGGTCGAGGCCGCGGCGTTCGGCCTGGCCGGCTGCGATCTGCCGACGCAGCAGGAAGAGCTATGCCGGATCGCCGGGCGGATCGGGCTGCGGCAGTATGCCGTGGACAACGATTCGTTCCTCGGCATCAAGGCGGGCACCGAGCGCGGCTACGGCATCTGCTCGGTCAACGGCTCGGGCGCGGTCACGGGCGGCATATCGCCCAGCGGCAAACGACTTCAGGTCGGCGGCATCGGCAGCGAGCTCGCCGGGGACGAAGGCGGCGGCTATTACCTGGGCCGAAAGGTCGTCCGCGCCGTCTATGACGGCTTCTACCGGCTGGGGCCGCCGACCGCGATGGCCGAGCCGGTCATGGCGCTGCTCGGCGCGCCGTCGCGCGAGCGCTTCATGGCATTTGCGGCCGAAGCGGCGTACAAGCGCACGCTCCCCAACACGGAGCTAATGCGCGTGCTGTTCGCAGCGGCCGACGCAGGCGACGAAGCCGCCGTCTCGCTCGTTGCGCACTCGGCCCGGCAGATGGCGCTCTCCACGGCCGGATGCATCGCCCATCTCGACTTCAGTGTGGACAACGAAGTCGAGATCGTTTTGTCCGGCTCGGTCTGGATCAAGGCCGAGAGTCCGCTTATGATGCAGCGCTACATGCGGGATGTGGGCGAGCTGACAAGCCGCCGCTGCCGGTTCCTCCCGCTCGCGGTGCCGCCAGCCACGGGCGCCGTACTGTGGGCGCTGGAGCTGGCCCATGGCGCGCCGGTCGACGCCGACATGCGAAGCAGGGTGCTTAACGGCGTGCAAGCGCGGCTCTAA
- a CDS encoding c-type cytochrome — protein MRKWAAIAATAALLAMTTAACGKSNNNNASTTPPSSEAPASPSGTTTSSGEGAETIYKAQCIACHAADLSGGVGPNLTDVGARLSTDEISSRIHNGGGGMPAFKGTLTDDQINTLVNWLSTKKG, from the coding sequence ATGAGAAAATGGGCGGCAATCGCAGCAACTGCCGCGCTGCTGGCAATGACGACGGCGGCTTGCGGCAAAAGCAATAACAACAACGCTTCCACGACCCCGCCGTCGAGCGAGGCGCCGGCATCGCCCAGCGGCACGACGACGTCATCCGGCGAAGGCGCGGAGACGATCTACAAAGCGCAATGTATCGCCTGTCATGCCGCCGATCTGAGCGGCGGCGTCGGTCCGAATCTGACGGACGTCGGCGCGCGCCTGTCGACGGACGAGATCTCGTCGCGTATCCACAACGGCGGCGGCGGCATGCCGGCGTTCAAGGGAACGCTCACGGACGATCAAATCAACACGCTCGTGAACTGGTTGAGCACGAAAAAGGGCTGA